The genomic DNA TCTTCTGAGTCCAGCTTCTAGAGGGAGACATAACATAGATATAAACAGAGACATTATATCACCCTGTAGGCCACTCCTCTAGACTTTGCACCTGAAACAAGCATATTGCCTCCTTGTGCACCAAAGGAAATGCAAAGTGAAGTGGGATttgtaaggaatagccagcatgtgtttgtcaagaacaaatcttgcCAAACCGATCAAATATCCTTCCTTGACAGGTTACTGGGTTGGTGGATGAGGGGAATCAGCAGATGAGATATATCtttattttagtaaggcttttgacatgtCCCACATGACATTGTCCTAAATAGACTATGGAAATGCAGTCTAGACAAGTTattataagatgggtgcacaagtgattgaaagaccatactcaaagaggaGGTATGAATGTTTCACTGTCAAACTAagaggacatatctagtggggtcacACAGGGTCAGTGCTGGGTCCAATACCATTCAACATTTTAATGAAttactttgaaaatgtagtaTAAAGTATGCTTATAGaagttgcagatgacaccaagctttgAGGGGaaacaagcactttggaggacaggattagaattcaaaacaacattGACAATTTGGAGAATTGGTCTAAATTAATCAGAAACAAATTCAACAAAGATAAGTGCACACtacttcacttaagaaggaaaaatcaaatgcacaactacaaaatgaggaatgacTGACTAGGTGGTGGTACTGTGGAAAAGATCTGGGGTTATGGTGGATCAAAATATAATATGtttcaacaatgtgatgcaattgtgaaaaaggctaatatcattctgggatatctTAACAAAAGCCTGGTATGTAAGAgagaggaggtaattgtcccacacaactcggcactggtgaggcatcagctagagtactctgtccagttctgtccagatgaggacaaattggaaagagtccagaggagagcaacaaaaatgatgaaagatttagaaaacctgacctatgcagaaaggtgaaaaaactgggcatgtgtaatgttgagaaaagaagactggggggaTCTgataaggactgttataaagagtatggtgatcaattgttctccatttccactgaaggtagggcaagaagtaacGGGCCTAGATTTGTTAGATTTTTGGAAAAGCATTCTAACTCTAaagacttggtcctgcctcatcaCAGGGACTGGAACTGATGACTttaggaggtcccttccagcccaatatttctatgattctgtgattttgtTAATGACATAAACAGAGagttaagggttaagaagctcagctaGCCtaactgtcacctgaccagaggaaccaatgcggggacaagatgtttcaagaggaaggagggaagttcttCACTTGTTCTATTCATTAAGTTCTGTGCCAGAGTGAAAAGATCCAGGAATCAACTAGGGTATTGAGTATTAGAGACGGAATGAAttagtttatgtttatttccttttgtgactttgtcttatttgcattagagggataatcaaattgggttttcttttgtgtaactaaggtttttgcccaagggaacatcctctgtgttttaaatctgttgtctgtgagagtagcttacATGCTAATCTCAGAGGTATTTCTTTCACctcttttccttaattaaaagtcttctttttaagaacctgattgattttttccttgttttaaggtccaaggggtttggatcagtgttcaccaggaaattggtggagaagtctctcaaggttacccagggaagggttacagtACTTGGGAAGGAGATATTTTGAGGCGGAAGACAAAGTTTCCCAACTGACTaataaacagctgttttaaatgATTTGGGTGGTGTCAGCATactgatctaagctggtaattaagcttaggggttctcatgcaggttctcacatctgtaccctaaagttcagagtgggggtgaaacctatgacagttACCCTGTTCAACCACAAATGGTCATCGAGCCCCACtactgctgtggggagagggacCCGTAGCTGTGGCCAATTACCCCCTGCATCTGGTCGAGTTTTAGTGCCACGATGAATGCTGGAGTCCACAGATGCTTGTGTGTCAACACAGGGAGGGCTAACGCCGTGCCATGTTTCTCCATGGGTGAACTGGAGTGAGGCAGGCTCTTGGACTGTCTGCCTGGCACCATCCAGAAAAACTAGGGGCTAGCTTCATAAACTAGGCATGGGGACACTGAGTGTCACCAGACGTAACTTTTAAGTACCTAGAAAACCACTGGGAGTCTGGGATTCCCAAAGGCTGAGTTCAGCTCTCAGGCTCCCTGTGCAATGAGTGGGAAGTGACAGGTGCCTCAGAATGAGATTTGCAAAAGCCAGAACTCTGGTTGGGGAATCAGCTAAGGTAACCAATGGATGCAACAAGGAGAGGAATGTGTGCTAAGCTCCACCCCTCTCAGGCAGTTCAACACATAAGCTTTTTTTTGCAAGTGAGGGAAAGAGGCGCTCCTCCATAACTTTTAGCCTAATGGTTATGAGAcgcacctgggatatgggagaccccaGGTTCACATCTCTCATGCTGAGTggcagaagggatttgaacagggcttTGCCACCTCTCAAACCACTGCCCTGTGGGATAGTCTGACTGAGGGCTCACTCAATCCCTCCTGCTGGAGTCATTCCAgggtggataaataatgaaaatcattggagcaggggagctggaTTCTGGGTGTCCCAGCtgagtgctgtaaccactaggctatagagtcattcttgtGCTTGCTTTCTCTCTGTCTAGCctacccagagcagagagggaatACTCCCTCTATATACATCTCTAGGGAAATAGCACCTGCTCAGATGTAGGCCCCTTTTTTCCCCAAGGCCTCTTCTCCTATAGAGGGATGGGGTAGCCCCTCTTCGAACGAGTCTGAGGAGACCCTCCCCACTCCTGGAAATTCTGTGCTCAGATCAGGGCCCCAGAATGCCAGAAGCCTCCCAAATAAAAATAGACCCATGTACAATGGACAAACCtcactgccttctctgagctATTAGTGAGATgcacagatactgtggtgatgggagtCTTATAAGTAGTTATAGATTCataggccagaagtgaccattgtgatcagctagtctgacctcctgtataacacaggccagagaattacccaaaataatttctagagatcttttttgggaaaaaaaatcccatcttgatttaaaaattatctgtGATGAAGAATGTAccgcaacccttggtaagttgttccaatggtaaaTGCACACCTTATTTCTTGATGGCATAGATAGGATAGATGAGATAGATACTAAAGAATAATATgaaatcaattttattttatgtaacaCCCTTTTAGACAAAATATACCCCACACattttgcagagaaaaaaaatatatataacaggATTAAATAGTACACAAAAGCAGAGATAAATGAACATAATTAGTGTAAGTTAATGAGAAATAAACACAGGAAAATGAGAAATACTATAACTGAACTTTTTGGTCACTTTGGGCTTGTTTATTACAGACTCCTGGCTGGGATTGGTGTGTCAGCAGAGCCCCATAGTGGCATAGCTACACCATCTGCCTGAATGACATAAGCTATACCATCAGACACACGCTTCTGTCAGCATAGTTCCTCTACATGATGGATTTTGGTGGCATAGCATGTCAGTGAGGGACAGTGActtttttcacactcctagccCACATAGCTATTTGGtaaactttgcagtgtagaccagaccttccACAGTATTTCTCATCTAAAGATATGAAATAACTTTATAGACAGAAAAAGGTTgggcagttttgttttgttttttgaaggagGCTAACTCTCATTGGCAGATGGACACCTACATCCCTTTGGCTCCCATGAAAATCCAAGCCTCAGCCTTTGAGGGAGTTAGGCAATAGGGAATGTTCAATTCACCCACTACTAATATGCACCCATATCAGGGATGGAGCATCAAATGAAACATGGCAGAGGCGTTTACAGGCCTATGAGCTTTTACTCCCATGAGTGAAGGGATTTGTGTGCattggcaggaggggagaggatgtaCGTCAATCCAACAATTACTTATGGCCATGATTTTCAAAGAGGCATAGAGGAGTTCAttgaaaaatcaatgggagttgggtgcctaactcccttaggctccctTGGAAATCTGAGCCCACATGCTTAAGTAGTTGAAGGACTGGCCCAAAATTTCACTTTTTTAGTCAAAtgtatatcatagaatcatagaaatgtcaggctgtAAGGGAACttaagaggtcatcaagtccagccccctgtgctgaggcaggaccaagtgaagCTAGACCAAACCTGATAGGTGTCTGTccaacctgttcctaaaaacttccagtgatggggattccacaacttcccttagaagcctgttccagagccaggggcggctccaggcaccagcaagcctagcacgtgcttgaggcggcaagctatgaggggcgctctgccggtcgccacgagggcggcaggcagggtgccttcagtggcatgcctgcggagggtccgctggtcccacggcttcggtagACCTCTCGCAGGCTGCCGCTGAATCTGTGGGACTGGGAACCTCCTGCAgtcaagccaccaaaggcagcctgcctccgtgcttggggcggcaaaatacctagacccTCCCCTGTCCAGAGCTCAACTCCCTTGAGAGTTAGAAAGCTTCTCCTAacagctaacctaaatctcccttgctgcagattaagcccattgctgcttctcctaccttcagtgggcatgaagaacaattgatccctcTCATCTTTAGATGAgccattaacatatttgaagccTGTTATCAGGTCCTcagtcagtcttcttttctcaaaactaaacatgcccaactTTTTTCACCTTTCCACATAGGTCAGGTttgctaaaccttttatcatttgtgttaCTCTCAGCTGCACTCTCtccgatttgtccacatctttcataaATATGTGAAACATATTCAAGGCCACACAGTAACAAATATTATGTTTATAAATTAAGGTTAATTGTAACGTTCTATCGTTGGATCATTTCTCGAACCTCCCTAGTGATTAACCTCCATATTTAATAACATTTAGCACCATATAAAATCTTTCACCCATAGATATGAAAGCTCTTTGCAACAGTCCTGAGGCTTCAACTCTGCTGCTCCAACCCCTAGACCCATTCCCCTGCAAGAGTCATCAATTGTAACCTAGGATCCTGACTCCCAGTGTCCCCCTTCTCTAACCACTAaaacccactcccttcccagaaagcagaatagaacccaggagtcctgactcccagaacCCACATGTTCTAACTTACTACATCCTATTCATGGAAGTAGATACCGATGCCAGCATTCTTGATTCTCTTAGAAGaacattttcctcactaggaCCTTTTTCATGGCTCTCTTCACATCCTTGTTCCTCAGAGTATAGATCAATGGGTTTAACATGGGGGTGATGATGTTGTACAGCAGAGAAATTAACTTGTCATTATCCAGTGAGTAGCTAGAGAGGGGTCTGACATAAGTGAAGATACTACTTCCATAGTAGAGCAGGACTGCGGTGAGATGTGACACACAGGTGGAGAAGGCCTTGCTCCTCCCCTCAGGGGAATGTATCTTCACTATCCTTGAAACAATGTACCCATATGAAAGTCCAATGCACAGGGTGGGGCTCCACCCCAAGAAGATGCTGGAGACCAGTATCATGGTGATATTGAATGAGATGTCTCCACAGGAAAGAGCCAGCAGTGGTGGAATATCACAGAAGAAGTAGTTGATCCTGTTGGCCTCACAGAAGGGTAGGTGGATAGTGAGGAATGTGTGCAAGGCTGCATTGAGTGCACCACTAAGCCAGGAGActgacaccagcagaacacaaaaCTTCCTGTTCATGAGCAGCGTGTAGCGCAGGGGTTTGCATATGGCCATGTAGCGGTCGTACGCCATGGTGGCCAGCAACATGCACTCAGCACCCACAAAAAAGAGGAAGAAGTAGAGTTGTGTTGCACATCTTGCATAGGAGATACTGCTCCTGCCTGAGACGAGGTGCACCAGCATCTGGGGGACAGTGGTGGTGGTCAGGCAGACGTCTAGGAGGGAAAGGtttcccaggaagaagtacattggGGTTTGGAGACATGGTTGCAccaaggagaggaagatgatgagcATGTTCCCCAAGATGGTGAAGATGTAGATGATGGAGATAACCCAAGACAGTAGGAAATGTAACCCCTGAATATTATGAAAtccaagaaggatgaattcagttGGTGTGGTTTGGTTCTTCATGACCACATCTTCACCTGGCTGCAGCAGAGAGGAGAATGGTCTATAAAGAAGGGAAAAGGAGTTATCATACAAGAATTTGCATATTTCAGTTTGGTcactggcagaaccaggaatctAGAATTTCTTCCTACTAATCCTCTCTAACCATTAGATCCCATTTCCCTCTCAGATCCAGGAATGGAGGCTAGACATCCTGATTCCCTGATCCTGATCTGAACCCTAGAACCTGCTTGTCTTCTGGAGCTTGTATTAGACCCCAGGAATGTCAGTGCTAGAGCATGCACCAATCCCAGGGCTGAAGAATGCTCGTGGCTCCTAGCCNNNNNNNNNNNNNNNNNNNNNNNNNNNNNNNNNNNNNNNNNNNNNNNNNNNNNNNNNNNNNNNNNNNNNNNNNNNNNNNNNNNNNNNNNNNNNNNNNNNNTAAACAAATGATGCTGGCTCTTGCATTACTAACAATGGAGACCTGAAGGAGAACTTAAATATATATTCTTTAAAAGGACTTCTTGAGAACACATCCCTAGAGCATTTGTGTTCAAATATGAAGCTGCTTTGGGTGGAAttccagtggggaggagggggaatgggagGGAGATATTGTCAGTTTGTTCTCTGGTGAAATACCTGTAACTGTACTGTGTAGTGGTGATGTAAATTGTATTTGGAAATAGTAGTGTTCATGTTGATGTATGTCTATACCCACTGATATCCAAAGCCAGATTGTGGCTCTTTGGAGTGAAGCATAGATCACAACCACTTTTCTGGTGTCTTTTGACAATTTCTGCAGAATTAAGCATCTAAGCCCTATGGGTGGAAAATAAACTCTCCATATATGACCCTGATAAATGACCCTATAGGGCTGTGAATGGAAAGAGGTCTTGAGCATCTATAATTCACAGGGGTCTTTAGGAATACCCAGACTAAAATATCTGTTCTAacatcatttaaatcaatggatttATGCCAGGGATGAATTTTGGTTCCATTACTTCTCAGATAGGGTGGTGACTCTGAAACCTACTGATGACAtattggaccagattttcaaacttTGTTTACCTAATGATAAGGAcggagactgggattttcaaagaggccCAAGGGATTTAGGAACCCAGTTAGCTTTGCACTATGTCCAATGGaagctgggtgcctaactccctggagtcctttgaaaattccagctacAAACCTTTATTTGAGCAAAAAATTCTATTTTGACCATTTGACAGCAGAAACTTAAAGCGTTTACTGGATTTGGGGTAGAGTATGGTATTTTAGCTGGAGACTGGGATATGGGTGTGGTGTGAGCAGAGACACCAGACTCCATTTGCCTTAGCAGAGAACTAGAGAATGCCCTATTGCCATAAGATCCACACATTATTAactttgtcctccagtctatccTAGACTGCTCTGGAAATCTGAGGACCAAGAAGTCTATGAATTCAAGTCACCTCCACAGCTGATCAAGTTTCAGTAGCATACCACCACCTTTCTCCATTTCAAATTGACCCCGTCTCTCTTTCAGGAAGAACCACATATGCTTTAGGGAGTCAATAGGACTTATTTGTACCCTGTGATGTGTGACTAAATTATAACATGTAGATATAATAGTGTGAGCTGCTTTACAAAATTTTTAATTAGGGGTGAATTGGAGCCTAGAGAATTTAGTTTTGCCTTGAACCTGCAGGAAGGGAGTAACACACCCAAATTGAATTTAGCCATGATAGCAGAAagaatttggcaaagttataagcaactgaaaacaaggtgtAATGGGGTTGGGTTCTCACCTCTAGTGAGGGCCCTTGGTGAGTGTGTGCAGGCTTGCACTTTCTCTCCCTGTAGCCCTCTTGGGTTCAGGTCCTTAATAAATCCTGTAATCTATCAATGTTCTTGGCCTTGGTGTTGAGCCATAACCCAGGGGTTTTCCACAGGAGGCAAGTCCTTGCCCTCTCTGGTTGCTTCAGGCTCCAGCTCTCTTGCTGGGCCACTAAGAAGTTCCattccccttctggggtgcctCAAAATCCAGGCTACTACTCCCCCACTGGCTAATGGGggagtagaacagcttcaacagaggaGATTGAGAGacacctctgagcacacctaccagattAGACCCCCACAAGTGAGATACGTGAGGGAGCACCAAGTTTGTAAATGCCACTGGGGAGTTGGCATGAGTCAGGGCTGAGCTGCTCAATGGTGTCAGTAATTTGACAGCTTCCCACAAGCCCACTGGCAAAAATATAGGCACCTCTGGGACTTTACTGGTGGAAATTTAGGCACCTGAGGACATTAGGCAACTAAAGGGCAAAGTAGCAGGGTTTTCATAACTGTTAATAGTGTCTAAATGTTGGTCTTAGGAACCTAAGTTAGGCAGTAaggcacctaaatctcccttgtgacTCTAACCCTAAGTCTTTAAAGGgtgtggttgcaaagaaaacctagCAAATATGACCTGAGTGAACCCCCTGTGGCAATGTCTGAgtatgcagagagcctgaaacaatagcttggAAATGGAAACTgactcatttatttcaatgggtgcTGTTACAACctggccctgctctccccctTGTCAGGTATCAGTCTGTTGTACTCAGATCCAGACTATGGTTCCCATGTGATTCTAACCCCTCTTTTTCTAGATAGTGACTGGTCACTATCTCTAGCTCTGGGTCTCTTTTAGGCATATTGCCAGGTGAGGACCCCCTGCATGACACCCTTCTTAGGCAGTGGGAGTCTGCAGTTCACCTGTCTTTGACCACAAAACAACTGACTCATTTCTCCCATCCACCAATTGGTTATACCCATCACCCTCACCTGGCAGTGGGAGCCCAGACAAATCCTTCAGGGACAATGCAGGAGGAAAGCAAGAGACACAAACATTTTACAGCACCACGCCAGAGGTACAGAACTTAGAAGAACAGCATCCTCAAAGCACCCCTCTCAGTCTGATCTCACCACCCCTGGTTCTGGTCAGCATCCTTAGGTGATGCTGAGTCTCAAAACCACGCCCTGTTTCCAGGTGCTTTTGCTTAGGGAATTTCCCATCTCCAAATCCTATCcctgtttgcttctgtgtagcgaGTCAGTCAAAGTCTGTGGCCCTGCCAGCAGAAAACCCATTGTTCCAGGACAGAAGTATCAGTATGCATTGATGGCCAGTGATGGATCTCTAACTGTGAGTGATTTCCAATGCATCCTGCATTCTAGCAGGGGCAGCAGTGCTCAGAAAGTCTGATGCTGTCAGGATGGGCCACTTTTTCACTAGCATCTGGATATTCTAAACCAACAAGGAGGTTACAATGGAAAACAAAGGTCTCAATGAAGGTGACAATCACAAAATTGCTAAAGTACACAGGCATGCTATGTCACCAGCCCTATACAAACCTAACTCTGCGTTCACAAATTCTTTGTGAGTgaatttcccagatgtttttatttttgtttgcttttttaacagaaaatgctGTTGGTAGGAGATTAGAAGTCATTTAGGCAGTTGTAGCTGTCAGacattcatagaaatgtagggctgagagggacctcaagaggtcatcaagtccagccctctgtgctaAGACAGGAACAAGTAAACCTGGAGCAGCCCTGCTAGGTGTTGTCCAACTtctgaaaaacctccaatgatggggattccacaacctcccttggaagcctggtcCAGAATTTAACTGCCCttctagttagaaagattttcctaatctATTACCTACATCTCCCCTGCTACAGAttaatcccattgcttcttgttttatcttTAATGGACAGGGAGAACAATTTATTACCGTCCTGTTTATATCAGCCCTTAACATACTTGAAGATTGTTGCCAGgtcccacctcagccttctttttttaagactaaacaggcccagtttttttaacctttcttcctgTCAGGTTTTTGaaccctttgatcatttttgttgctctcctccagaCCACGGCTGCTTGGGaagcaagtggggaaatttgccccaggccccgggccccataggggcccccactagaatataatattctatagtattgcaaccttttttatggaaggggctcctgaaattgctttgccccaggccccttgaaatctctgggtggccctgctccagactttctccaatttgtccacatctttactAAAACGTGGAAGTAATAAAATACAGACCAGACTTTAAATGTGACCTGCCCTTCTGGATGCCTCCTGAGTAAGCTGCCACTTTCTGAGACCCTTCTCCAGCCCCAGGAGTGAACCCCTTCCATGTGGCCAGCTCATGCCTCTACTTCTTTCTGGGGTGGGATCCAGAAATCCAGCCACACTCCAACGAGGTTGCCAGTTTCCCCCTTCATGGGTGCCAAACCCATTACCTCTCAGGTCCAGATGTTCTTGGACTATGCCAAAGTTCCCTGTTGGGACCCTGTGGTCAAGAATAATTTGCAGTGACACAGAAACAGGAGTATTTGTCCAAAACATGCACAGTGCTTAGAGaaggcagatttttaaaataacaaaaagacCTACAGGACCCATTGTCTTTCTTATGTTTGAcattcccctccagccccttggTGTCTCCTGTTCTCTCTGGACACCAAGTTACAGCTTGACCACTGCAGTTCCTGCCTCTCACtctgtctgtttgtttttcttcaccCTGTTGGCTCTGGGTCTTTTTGTCATGTTCCAGCAGAGCCAAGCACTTcctttttaacccttcagggtcTTTTGATCTCAGCCCTAGCCTTAGGAAGAGTAAAACCTCCTAACATGGATGGTGCTAGCCAAGCTGGTTCTTCCCCGAGTTGATGACCCAGCCCATTGTTGTCTTAACCCTTTGAAGTGGGTACCTCAGAGGCTGAATGACCCGTCATGAGTTCATTAACAACACACGTTACAACCTCCTTTGCTTTAACATTAcacagtcatagaatcacagagtcagaagagacctcagaaggtcatctagtccacccttcTGCTTAAACCaagatcaatccccagacagaattttgccccagatccctgaatgccactctcaaggattgaactcacaactgtgggtttagcaagcttatgctcagaccactgagctatcccccccggAGTCAACTGTCAGTATAGAACTAAAAAGGGAAACCACATTATACATCATATTGttaagcaataatacagacatttTCTGACTTTGTGACACCTCCCAAGTTCAGACACTTCAGTGGGGCTCAATGATCAGAAAAAAACAACTGTATTTATGGAAACAAAGAAGTTACTCTTGGTCAAGTATTTCCTCAGAGCCTCCTTGACTTCTTGTTCCTCAGACTGTATATGATTGGGTTGAATGTTGGAATAATGACCGCGTACAACAGGGCGAGGGCTCGATCGGTGTCGACAGAGACATTGGAACTGGGCCTCATGTAGGTGATAAAGCCGCTGCAGTAGAAGATGATTGTGATTAAGTGTGAGGAGCAAGTGGAGAAAGCTTTGTGTCTCCCCTCTCCTGAGTGCATCTTCAGAATGGTGCAGATGATGCTTGCATAGGAGGTGATGATTAAGATTAAGGGGACTATTGTTAACACC from Gopherus flavomarginatus isolate rGopFla2 chromosome 12, rGopFla2.mat.asm, whole genome shotgun sequence includes the following:
- the LOC127032883 gene encoding olfactory receptor 5V1-like, with the protein product MKNQTTPTEFILLGFHNIQGLHFLLSWVISIIYIFTILGNMLIIFLSLVQPCLQTPMYFFLGNLSLLDVCLTTTTVPQMLVHLVSGRSSISYARCATQLYFFLFFVGAECMLLATMAYDRYMAICKPLRYTLLMNRKFCVLLVSVSWLSGALNAALHTFLTIHLPFCEANRINYFFCDIPPLLALSCGDISFNITMILVSSIFLGWSPTLCIGLSYGYIVSRIVKIHSPEGRSKAFSTCVSHLTAVLLYYGSSIFTYVRPLSSYSLDNDKLISLLYNIITPMLNPLIYTLRNKDVKRAMKKVLVRKMFF